From a single Clostridia bacterium genomic region:
- a CDS encoding sugar ABC transporter permease, giving the protein MSQITTTKKTSSIKRRKLISQTSAYIILGVLSFIWIMALIWMIIQSFAGPEGSYQNGHLFPSTFSLYWYKQLFTNTNYPYWKWFINTFIIAVVCMFLSTFFTISMAYVMSRFRFKSRKRLQSIGMILGMFPGFMSMAAIYYIFKSVGMAGNVEVWKKLIALILVYSGSAGLGYYVSKGFFDTVSRSLDEAARIDGATNSQVFFKVILPLSKPIIVYTALMSFLSPWGDFIFSSYLLGTQTEGWTVAVGLYTLVNDHNITTYYNMFMAGAVLIAVPITILFLCLQRYFVEGITGGAVKG; this is encoded by the coding sequence ATGAGCCAAATTACAACGACTAAGAAAACCTCTAGTATCAAACGCAGAAAACTGATCAGCCAAACCTCGGCGTACATCATTTTGGGAGTGTTGTCTTTCATTTGGATCATGGCGCTTATTTGGATGATCATTCAATCCTTCGCGGGACCCGAAGGCTCGTATCAAAACGGGCATCTTTTCCCGTCGACGTTCAGCTTGTATTGGTATAAGCAGCTCTTTACGAACACCAATTATCCGTATTGGAAATGGTTCATCAATACCTTTATCATCGCGGTCGTTTGTATGTTCCTTTCCACCTTCTTTACGATCTCGATGGCGTACGTTATGAGCCGTTTCCGCTTTAAGAGCCGTAAGAGACTCCAATCGATCGGTATGATCCTCGGTATGTTCCCGGGCTTTATGTCGATGGCGGCGATCTATTACATCTTCAAATCCGTCGGTATGGCGGGTAACGTCGAAGTTTGGAAGAAACTCATCGCCTTGATCCTCGTCTATTCCGGATCGGCGGGCTTGGGGTACTACGTCTCCAAAGGCTTCTTCGATACGGTCAGCCGTTCTTTGGACGAGGCGGCTCGTATCGACGGCGCGACGAACTCGCAAGTCTTCTTCAAAGTTATCCTCCCGCTCAGTAAACCGATTATCGTTTACACCGCGCTTATGAGCTTCCTTTCTCCTTGGGGCGACTTCATCTTTTCCAGCTACCTCCTCGGCACGCAAACCGAAGGCTGGACGGTCGCCGTCGGCTTGTATACGCTCGTAAACGACCACAACATCACGACCTACTATAATATGTTTATGGCGGGCGCGGTTTTGATCGCGGTTCCCATAACGATCCTGTTCCTTTGCTTGCAACGTTACTTCGTCGAAGGTATCACCGGCGGCGCGGTCAAAGGATAA
- the ugpC gene encoding sn-glycerol-3-phosphate ABC transporter ATP-binding protein UgpC yields MASLSLKHIYKVYDGGVKAVNDFCMEIEDKEFIVFVGPSGCGKSTTLRMIAGLEEITAGELMIGDEVVNDVEPKDRNIAMVFQNYALYPHMTVRENMAFALRLRKDLSEEEIMARVDEAAKKLDIAQFLERKPRALSGGQRQRVSLGRAIVRSPKVFLLDEPLSNLDAKLRAQMRTEISKLHKQLATTFIYVTHDQVEAMTMGTRIVVMKFGVVQQIDTPKNLYDYPGNKFVAGFIGTPQMNFFNATLKRDGEEIEITFANDRKIRVPRECLVKAKSKYLDGKTVVTMGIRPEDIHFEEDFVKANPKTALDTNIGIIEALGSESIVYCELDPDRDSISDSGTRMVLKVDPRITLQIDQPIRVALDPTRIHLFDHDTEVSIMPRVPDVNLLNGKVEGGKVDFGGVKFDLPPVLNLADGKYHFAIPSDAFRFNDEIPEPAIAAGDPKYVVPFDAVPAEYQKKAFVGAIKPLAHEDFAHAHIGGKVSIEVKSVETIGKTKLLRFAFGDDPVFAIDAAQTQEGKTVSTDIDWKKVSIVDDSGKEIPALALMNVLHGKMVKERTGKKDFNFGLNIADKIFYSTEYVQQKLFNAAGRKVFDIKLDVDFDPYSVKIASDGVEAKVKRVSDYGAESFATCLVGDQKINVFLRPEDKVKEGDQVFLSLDIPALGIVEADRGIRII; encoded by the coding sequence ATGGCAAGTTTAAGTTTGAAACACATTTACAAGGTTTACGACGGCGGAGTTAAAGCCGTCAACGACTTCTGCATGGAGATCGAAGATAAAGAGTTTATCGTTTTCGTCGGTCCTTCCGGTTGCGGAAAATCCACCACGCTCCGTATGATCGCGGGCTTGGAAGAGATCACGGCGGGCGAGCTTATGATCGGCGACGAAGTCGTCAACGACGTCGAGCCGAAAGATCGTAACATCGCGATGGTTTTCCAAAACTACGCGTTGTATCCGCATATGACCGTTCGCGAGAATATGGCGTTCGCTTTGAGACTCCGCAAGGATCTCTCGGAAGAGGAGATTATGGCGCGCGTCGACGAAGCGGCGAAGAAACTCGATATCGCGCAATTCTTGGAGCGTAAACCGCGCGCATTGTCCGGTGGTCAAAGACAGCGTGTTTCGCTCGGTCGCGCGATCGTCCGTAGCCCGAAAGTCTTCCTTCTCGACGAGCCGCTTTCCAACTTGGATGCGAAGCTCAGGGCGCAGATGAGGACCGAGATCAGCAAGCTTCATAAACAACTCGCGACCACCTTTATTTACGTTACCCACGATCAGGTCGAAGCGATGACGATGGGTACCCGCATCGTCGTTATGAAATTCGGCGTCGTTCAACAGATCGACACCCCGAAGAACCTCTACGATTATCCGGGCAATAAGTTCGTCGCGGGTTTTATCGGAACTCCGCAAATGAACTTCTTCAACGCGACTTTGAAGCGCGACGGGGAAGAGATCGAGATTACTTTCGCGAACGATCGCAAGATCCGCGTTCCTCGCGAGTGCCTCGTCAAAGCGAAGAGCAAGTATTTGGACGGCAAAACCGTCGTTACGATGGGTATCCGCCCCGAAGACATCCATTTCGAAGAGGATTTCGTCAAGGCGAACCCCAAGACCGCGCTCGATACCAACATCGGAATTATCGAAGCGCTCGGCAGCGAGTCCATCGTCTACTGCGAGCTCGATCCCGATCGCGACAGCATCTCCGACAGCGGCACCCGTATGGTCCTTAAAGTCGATCCGAGAATCACGCTTCAAATCGATCAACCGATCCGCGTCGCGCTCGATCCGACCCGCATCCATCTCTTCGATCACGATACCGAAGTCAGCATTATGCCCAGAGTTCCCGACGTCAACTTGCTGAACGGCAAGGTCGAGGGCGGCAAAGTGGACTTCGGCGGCGTAAAATTCGACCTGCCTCCCGTCTTGAACCTTGCGGACGGAAAGTATCACTTCGCGATCCCCTCGGACGCGTTCCGCTTTAACGACGAGATCCCCGAACCCGCGATCGCGGCGGGCGATCCCAAGTACGTCGTTCCGTTCGACGCGGTTCCCGCGGAGTACCAAAAGAAAGCTTTCGTCGGCGCGATCAAACCGCTCGCGCACGAAGATTTCGCTCACGCGCATATCGGCGGAAAAGTTTCGATCGAAGTGAAGAGCGTCGAGACCATCGGCAAGACCAAGCTCCTCCGTTTCGCCTTCGGCGACGACCCCGTCTTCGCGATCGACGCGGCACAGACCCAAGAAGGGAAGACCGTTTCGACCGATATCGATTGGAAGAAAGTTTCGATCGTGGACGATTCCGGAAAAGAGATCCCCGCTTTGGCTCTTATGAACGTTTTGCACGGCAAGATGGTCAAAGAGCGCACGGGCAAAAAGGACTTCAACTTCGGCTTGAATATCGCGGACAAGATCTTTTACAGCACCGAGTACGTCCAGCAAAAGCTCTTTAACGCGGCGGGACGCAAAGTCTTCGATATCAAACTCGACGTCGACTTCGATCCGTATTCGGTCAAGATCGCGTCGGACGGCGTAGAAGCGAAAGTCAAGCGTGTTTCCGATTACGGAGCCGAAAGCTTCGCGACTTGCTTGGTCGGCGATCAGAAGATCAACGTCTTCCTGCGCCCCGAAGATAAGGTCAAAGAGGGCGATCAAGTCTTCCTCTCGCTCGATATCCCCGCGCTCGGGATCGTGGAAGCGGATCGCGGCATTCGCATCATCTGA
- a CDS encoding F0F1 ATP synthase subunit A, translating into MTNILAASLGEKMREALLPENVKFLGMNVNPSFFTSLIIAGVLILFAVIVRVFVVPRFKDVPGKFQSILESIVLMFDKMNETESDARAFMGAYVFSAAAYIFLGTMVELIGLRPVMGDLNACLALSLFTYFLILFFGIKANGVKGGLGALKDITVPISMSFRLFGSISSGLLITELVYNYIFLSFGLPVIVGVLFTCFHALIQAYVFAILSSLFVGEAAVPSVKSKKSKKQSDETVA; encoded by the coding sequence ATGACAAATATTCTTGCGGCGTCGCTTGGCGAAAAAATGAGGGAAGCATTGCTTCCGGAAAACGTTAAATTTCTCGGAATGAACGTCAATCCGAGTTTTTTCACGTCACTGATCATTGCGGGCGTCTTGATTCTTTTCGCCGTAATCGTCCGCGTGTTTGTCGTCCCTCGTTTTAAGGACGTTCCCGGTAAATTCCAAAGCATTCTCGAATCCATCGTCCTTATGTTTGACAAAATGAACGAAACGGAAAGCGACGCGCGCGCGTTTATGGGCGCGTACGTCTTTTCCGCCGCGGCGTATATCTTCCTCGGAACGATGGTCGAGCTCATCGGTCTTCGCCCCGTTATGGGCGATCTGAACGCTTGTTTGGCGCTTTCGCTCTTTACCTATTTCCTGATCCTTTTCTTCGGGATCAAGGCGAACGGCGTAAAGGGCGGGCTCGGCGCGCTGAAAGATATCACCGTTCCGATCTCGATGTCCTTCCGTTTGTTCGGAAGTATTTCCAGCGGGCTTTTGATTACGGAGCTCGTCTATAATTATATTTTCCTGTCTTTCGGTCTTCCGGTGATCGTCGGCGTCTTGTTTACTTGCTTCCACGCGCTTATTCAAGCCTACGTCTTCGCGATCCTTTCTTCTCTCTTCGTGGGGGAAGCGGCGGTGCCGTCTGTCAAATCCAAGAAAAGTAAAAAGCAAAGCGACGAAACCGTCGCTTGA
- the atpE gene encoding ATP synthase F0 subunit C yields the protein MISAVQTIISTISDTAVFAIAAAIAVFVGVGAGLAMGHATGKAVDAIARQPEAEGKIRTTLLLGLAFTETTAIYGLFIAIMLVIKVL from the coding sequence ATGATCAGCGCAGTTCAAACGATAATTTCCACGATTTCCGATACCGCGGTTTTCGCGATCGCGGCGGCGATCGCCGTCTTCGTCGGCGTCGGCGCGGGTCTTGCGATGGGACACGCCACCGGTAAAGCGGTCGACGCGATCGCCCGCCAGCCCGAAGCGGAAGGAAAAATTCGCACGACCTTGCTTCTCGGTTTGGCATTTACCGAAACGACCGCGATTTACGGCTTATTTATCGCGATCATGCTCGTTATCAAAGTTTTGTAA
- a CDS encoding ATP synthase F0 subunit B: MIVSDAILGLDLIKFLLHLLNFAILFVCLWLILYKPVMKSIRARQDRIRAEKEETERNLKESEEAKEQAETRLKELQSEIESKKKEAEKAAAEKYEAVVNEASARAAEIVKDAENRATIQANKAIESAKSDIKDIAVSLAESILDDKIKDVDDKMIENAIKDWRNE, from the coding sequence ATGATCGTATCGGACGCAATTCTCGGATTGGATCTCATCAAGTTTCTTTTGCATCTTTTGAATTTTGCGATCCTCTTCGTCTGCCTTTGGCTGATCCTTTATAAGCCCGTGATGAAATCCATACGGGCGCGTCAGGATCGGATCCGCGCGGAGAAAGAAGAGACGGAGCGCAATTTGAAAGAGTCCGAAGAAGCGAAAGAGCAGGCGGAGACCCGCTTGAAAGAGCTTCAAAGCGAGATCGAATCGAAAAAGAAAGAAGCGGAAAAAGCCGCTGCGGAAAAGTATGAAGCAGTCGTAAACGAAGCTTCCGCGCGCGCTGCGGAGATCGTTAAGGACGCGGAAAACCGCGCGACGATCCAAGCGAATAAAGCGATCGAGAGCGCGAAAAGCGATATCAAAGACATTGCCGTTTCTCTTGCGGAAAGCATTCTCGACGACAAGATCAAAGACGTTGACGATAAGATGATCGAAAACGCGATCAAGGACTGGCGGAATGAATAA
- the atpA gene encoding F0F1 ATP synthase subunit alpha → MNKFVVTSAKELTAEQKKKIAVELKAELSSVSFAVDEALIGGIVISDGEKILDASVKSKLESASKAAGKNLYGKPLDHILKDLKREFRSFEGENKKFSAGVIRSVSDGVIFVDGLQDAKISELLLIADEYFAMVMNLSEGSVGAILLTGMTKVRAGDFAVTTGRIVTVPVGEALLGRVVDPLGSPLDGKGEIAASGFRRAESPAPGIFDRKKVDQPLYTGVKTVDSIIPIGKGQRELVIGDRQTGKTALCLDAILNQKRKGVYCVYVAIGQKTTTVADVIKRLKEYGAMDYTIVVSATASDSAPLQYIAPYTATAMAEEFMRNGKDVLIVYDDLSKHAVAYRTISLLLKRPAGREAFPGDVFYIHSRLLERSAALNEKAGGGSLTALPIIETLGSDISAYIPTNVISITDGQIFLESELFHSGVRPAVNVGLSVSRVGGSAQCAAIRKVSKGLKLDLARYREMAVFTQFGADVDEDTKEVLDKGVKLTNMLIQPQFRPYSMTDEALEIYLTSKGAMKYVAPNKVREKLDELLYKIKSEHPSVVSSIEETGDLSDEAIRVLDEAIASVGEEK, encoded by the coding sequence ATGAATAAATTCGTCGTAACGAGCGCAAAAGAATTAACCGCCGAGCAAAAGAAGAAGATCGCGGTGGAACTGAAAGCGGAACTTTCTTCCGTTTCTTTTGCCGTAGACGAAGCGTTGATCGGCGGTATCGTGATTTCCGACGGAGAAAAAATTCTCGACGCATCCGTTAAAAGCAAGCTCGAAAGCGCGTCGAAAGCGGCGGGAAAGAATCTGTACGGAAAGCCCCTCGATCATATTCTCAAAGACTTAAAGAGGGAATTCCGTTCCTTCGAAGGAGAGAATAAGAAGTTTTCCGCGGGCGTGATCCGTTCGGTTTCGGACGGCGTCATTTTCGTGGACGGCTTGCAAGACGCAAAGATCAGCGAACTTTTGCTGATTGCGGACGAGTACTTCGCGATGGTGATGAACCTTTCGGAGGGTTCGGTCGGCGCGATCCTGTTGACGGGGATGACCAAAGTTCGCGCCGGGGATTTCGCCGTAACGACCGGTCGCATCGTCACCGTTCCCGTCGGCGAAGCGCTTCTCGGAAGAGTCGTTGACCCTCTCGGTTCTCCGTTGGACGGAAAGGGCGAGATCGCCGCGTCGGGTTTTCGCAGAGCGGAATCTCCCGCGCCCGGAATCTTCGACAGAAAGAAAGTCGATCAGCCTTTGTACACCGGCGTAAAGACGGTGGATTCGATCATTCCGATCGGAAAAGGGCAGCGCGAGCTTGTGATCGGAGACAGACAAACCGGAAAGACCGCTCTTTGTTTGGATGCGATCTTGAATCAAAAAAGGAAAGGCGTCTATTGCGTCTACGTCGCGATCGGGCAGAAGACGACGACCGTGGCGGACGTCATCAAGCGTTTAAAAGAGTACGGCGCGATGGATTATACCATCGTCGTCAGCGCGACCGCATCGGACAGTGCGCCGCTTCAATATATCGCCCCCTACACGGCGACCGCGATGGCGGAAGAGTTTATGCGAAACGGGAAGGACGTCTTGATCGTGTACGACGATCTGTCCAAACACGCCGTCGCTTATCGAACGATCTCGCTTCTTTTGAAGCGTCCCGCCGGGCGCGAAGCGTTCCCGGGAGACGTCTTTTATATTCATTCGCGTCTGTTGGAGCGTTCCGCCGCGCTGAATGAAAAGGCGGGCGGCGGTTCTTTGACCGCGCTTCCGATCATCGAGACGCTCGGATCGGATATTTCCGCATATATTCCTACGAACGTGATCTCGATCACGGACGGTCAGATCTTCCTTGAAAGCGAACTTTTCCATTCGGGCGTTCGCCCGGCGGTAAACGTCGGACTTTCCGTTTCCCGCGTGGGCGGCAGCGCGCAATGCGCCGCGATCCGCAAGGTCTCGAAGGGGTTGAAACTCGATCTCGCGCGCTATCGCGAAATGGCGGTGTTTACTCAGTTCGGCGCGGACGTTGACGAGGATACCAAAGAGGTCTTGGATAAAGGCGTAAAACTGACGAATATGCTGATCCAGCCGCAATTCCGTCCGTACTCGATGACGGACGAGGCTTTGGAAATCTATTTGACGAGCAAAGGCGCGATGAAGTACGTCGCTCCGAATAAGGTCCGCGAAAAATTGGACGAGCTTTTGTATAAGATCAAGTCCGAGCATCCGTCCGTCGTTTCTTCGATCGAGGAAACGGGCGATCTTTCGGACGAAGCGATCCGCGTCCTCGACGAGGCGATCGCGTCGGTCGGAGAAGAAAAGTGA
- a CDS encoding F0F1 ATP synthase subunit gamma — protein sequence MTNREIKRRIGSVKETVKITKAMYSISVAKMLRAKEVVPKAEAYKEASEEMLSLVARSMAAKEPYFAPRGDRAGFLVIAGDKGLCGDFNQKIVECAMRAIREKTERYVFTVGSVTRESFRKAGVSPDIEFLNTAENPSPETASSIASDILYLFESDMLDEIWFVFTEVKENGAEVALKRVLPFAASEGEAVLIEPSESDLLPKAMERYLSAFVYYALISSSLAENLARVKAMPQATNNGEKMIAALTAKYNRLRQEGITRALQDAGVSDAKL from the coding sequence GTGACGAATCGCGAGATCAAAAGGCGAATCGGTTCCGTTAAAGAAACGGTAAAGATCACCAAAGCCATGTACTCGATCAGCGTCGCGAAGATGCTGAGAGCGAAAGAGGTGGTCCCGAAAGCGGAAGCGTATAAAGAGGCTTCGGAAGAAATGCTTTCTCTCGTCGCGCGTTCCATGGCGGCGAAAGAACCGTATTTCGCGCCGAGAGGCGATCGGGCGGGCTTCCTCGTGATCGCGGGCGACAAAGGTCTTTGCGGCGATTTCAATCAAAAAATCGTCGAATGCGCGATGCGCGCGATCCGAGAAAAAACCGAACGCTACGTCTTTACCGTCGGAAGCGTAACCCGTGAATCCTTTCGCAAAGCGGGCGTTTCCCCCGATATCGAGTTTTTGAACACGGCGGAGAATCCTTCTCCCGAGACGGCGTCTTCGATCGCTTCCGATATCTTGTATCTTTTCGAGAGCGATATGTTAGACGAGATTTGGTTCGTCTTTACGGAAGTCAAGGAAAACGGCGCGGAGGTCGCGCTCAAAAGGGTCTTGCCGTTTGCCGCTTCGGAAGGCGAAGCGGTTTTGATCGAGCCGTCGGAATCCGATCTTTTGCCGAAAGCGATGGAGCGTTACCTGTCCGCTTTCGTCTATTACGCTTTGATTTCTTCTTCTCTTGCGGAGAATCTCGCTCGCGTGAAAGCGATGCCGCAGGCGACGAATAACGGAGAAAAAATGATTGCGGCTTTGACCGCGAAATACAATCGCTTACGTCAGGAGGGCATCACGCGCGCTTTGCAGGACGCCGGCGTCTCGGATGCGAAACTATGA
- the atpD gene encoding F0F1 ATP synthase subunit beta, with protein sequence MKKQYIGKIIKIIGVVVDVAFDRHTPSINELLKVEGRNVSLEVVSHADKDVARCLALDPTEGLERGLTVVATGESVTVPVGDGVLGRVLNAYGEPIDGKGEVVGARSGIYNEPPTFTELSHNTEIFETGIKVIDLLTPYVKGGKVGLFGGAGVGKTMLILELINNVAKMSDGRSIFAGVGERSREGCEMIEEMIASGVLDKTALVFGQMNETPAARMKAALTGLTIAEHFRDKQKKDVLLFIDNIFRYIQAGSEVSALLGRMPSAVGYQPTLATELGSLEERIASTENGSITSIQAVYVPADDLTDPAPATLFTHLDATTVLSRKIVEQNIYPAVDPLESYSRIMEKEIVGEEHYRTAKRVTGALQRYNDLQDIIAILGMNELSPEDKKLVYRARKLQRFFSQPFFVATPYTGIPGKYVPLKETIRGCNAILDGELDDVPEGAFYFIGGLEDLKK encoded by the coding sequence ATGAAAAAGCAGTATATCGGAAAAATCATAAAGATCATCGGCGTCGTCGTGGACGTGGCGTTCGATCGCCACACCCCTTCGATCAACGAGCTGTTGAAAGTCGAAGGGCGAAACGTCTCCCTCGAAGTCGTCAGTCACGCGGATAAAGACGTGGCGCGATGTCTTGCGCTTGATCCGACCGAGGGGTTGGAAAGAGGCTTGACCGTCGTCGCGACGGGCGAAAGCGTTACCGTTCCGGTCGGAGACGGCGTCCTCGGCAGAGTTTTGAACGCGTATGGCGAGCCGATCGACGGGAAAGGAGAGGTCGTCGGCGCGCGCTCCGGGATTTATAACGAGCCTCCGACTTTCACCGAACTTTCGCATAACACGGAAATTTTCGAAACGGGGATCAAGGTCATCGACCTTTTGACGCCCTACGTCAAAGGAGGAAAAGTCGGCTTGTTCGGCGGCGCGGGCGTCGGTAAGACGATGCTGATTTTAGAGCTTATCAATAACGTCGCGAAGATGTCGGACGGTCGCTCGATCTTCGCCGGCGTCGGAGAGCGCAGCCGCGAAGGATGCGAAATGATCGAAGAAATGATCGCGTCCGGCGTCCTCGACAAAACCGCGCTCGTCTTCGGACAGATGAACGAGACCCCCGCCGCGCGTATGAAAGCCGCGCTGACCGGGCTTACGATCGCCGAGCATTTCCGCGATAAACAGAAAAAAGACGTTTTGCTTTTTATCGATAACATTTTCCGCTATATTCAAGCGGGAAGCGAGGTCTCCGCGCTTCTCGGAAGAATGCCGTCCGCCGTCGGTTATCAGCCGACCCTCGCGACCGAACTCGGTTCCCTCGAAGAGAGAATCGCCAGCACGGAGAACGGTTCGATCACTTCGATCCAGGCGGTCTACGTCCCCGCGGACGACTTGACCGATCCCGCGCCTGCGACTTTGTTTACCCATCTCGACGCGACGACCGTCCTTTCGCGTAAGATCGTCGAGCAAAACATCTATCCCGCGGTCGATCCTTTGGAGAGTTACTCGAGGATCATGGAAAAAGAGATCGTCGGGGAAGAGCATTATCGGACGGCGAAACGCGTTACCGGCGCGCTCCAACGCTATAACGATTTGCAGGATATCATCGCGATCCTCGGTATGAACGAGCTTTCGCCCGAAGATAAGAAACTCGTTTATCGCGCGCGTAAGCTGCAAAGATTCTTTTCGCAACCTTTCTTCGTCGCGACTCCGTACACGGGAATTCCCGGGAAGTACGTTCCTTTGAAAGAGACGATCCGCGGGTGTAACGCGATCTTGGACGGCGAGTTGGACGACGTCCCGGAGGGCGCGTTCTATTTCATCGGCGGGTTGGAGGATCTGAAAAAGTGA
- a CDS encoding F0F1 ATP synthase subunit epsilon: MRSFPLTVLTPLGTFFDGEIESLTLVTSEGEIGIMAGRESAVIAVEKGVIRYVKNGETVYLSEDGGVFEMKGGKGVLLCSAVYDRKTEADDRVKRAQTLEKERERQKQSLSEYKLGQASLAKAFDKLKRARHNIK; the protein is encoded by the coding sequence GTGAGATCCTTCCCATTGACCGTTTTGACGCCGCTCGGGACTTTTTTCGACGGTGAGATCGAGTCTTTGACGCTCGTTACGTCGGAAGGTGAGATCGGGATCATGGCGGGAAGAGAGAGCGCGGTCATCGCCGTGGAAAAAGGCGTGATCCGTTACGTTAAAAACGGAGAGACCGTCTATCTTTCGGAAGACGGCGGCGTCTTCGAGATGAAAGGCGGGAAGGGCGTCCTTCTCTGCTCCGCGGTTTACGATCGGAAAACGGAGGCGGACGATCGGGTAAAGCGCGCGCAGACGCTCGAAAAGGAAAGAGAAAGGCAAAAGCAATCGCTGTCGGAGTACAAACTCGGGCAGGCGTCTCTTGCGAAAGCGTTTGACAAGCTGAAACGCGCAAGACATAATATTAAATAA